The Amblyomma americanum isolate KBUSLIRL-KWMA chromosome 3, ASM5285725v1, whole genome shotgun sequence genome window below encodes:
- the LOC144123803 gene encoding uncharacterized protein LOC144123803, whose amino-acid sequence MQVFAQIIAFAFLPVLTARPPGIVPGIWTPHQEGEICDRHPVGTDTCEPLATPPLENWTKQAASAAPSSPTAPFASALKQRHPPSAHCGLCGCATARTANPLTFVMQVGVPYTLFAKKSSNYCLVQLPSPQCCFCLAVECVNVIRALLLLSGDVETNPGPPNTDAVLAELQKLSAGQRKLISEVQGLKKQLVTTDKTISALSERIANLETQFEVISTLRTDIETLQTSTARTTHQLSEIDTRLDDLENHSRRNNLVSYGLPDPNEKESYDQSEKIIIQHCLDSLNLVIDPKDIERAHRLGRHSIDRQRPIIVKLSAFKTKGVILSNGPKIKNTDFSIGEDFSRPVRNARKHLVAFARTKSGPFSLRYKTLHMGPKRYMFDQDTDRERNRIGIMSPSDRAQATTGYPSS is encoded by the coding sequence atgcaggtcttTGCTCAAATCATCGCCTTCGCTTTCCTGCCGGTCTTGACGGCCAGACCACCTGGCATCGTTCCAGGCATCTGGACGCCACACCAAGAAGGCGAAATTTGTGATCGTCACCCGGTCGGCACCGACACTTGTGAGCCCCTGGCAACGCCACCTCTCGAAAACTGGACCAAACAAGCGGCGTCGGCGGCCCCATCGTCGCCGACAGCACCGTTTGCGTCAGCTTTAAAACAGCGACACCCACCTTCGGCACACTGTGGGCTTTGCGGCTGTGCCACTGCACGGaccgctaatccgcttaccttcgtcatgcaggtcgGTGTTCCATATACTCTTTTTGCTAAGAAATCTAGTAATTATTGTctggtgcagctgccgagcccacagtgcTGCTTCTGCCTTGCTGTTGAATGTGTCAATGTGATTCGTGCTTTACTATTACTATCGGGCGATGTTGAAACAAATCCGGGACCACCTAATACTGATGCTGTTTTGGCCGAACTGCAAAAGTTGAGCGCTGGTCAGAGAAAACTTATTTCTGAAGTCCAAGGCCTGAAAAAGCAACTAGTAACAACAGATAAAACAATATCTGCCCTAAGCGAGCGAATTGCGAATCTTGAAACCCAATTTGAGGTAATTAGTACCCTGCGAACAGATATCGAAACACTTCAAACCAGCACTGCTAGAACGACCCACCAGCTTTCCGAGATAGACACACGTCTGGATGATCTTGAGAACCACTCAAGAAGAAACAATCTAGTATCCTATGGACTTCCCGACCCAAATGAGAAAGAATCATATGACCaatcagaaaaaataataatccaGCACTGCCTTGATAGCCTGAACCTCGTAATCGACCCTAAAGACATAGAGCGCGCACACCGCCTTGGCCGTCACAGCATTGACCGCCAAAGACCTATAATAGTGAAGCTGTCTGCTTTCAAAACCAAAGGGGTCATTCTTTCGAATGGCCCTAAGATTAAAAATACAGATTTCAGTATCGGCGAAGATTTTTCTCGGCCTGTCCGAAATGCCCGAAAACACCTTGTGGCTTTCGCCAGAACCAAGTCAGGACCCTTTTCCCTTCGATACAAAACGCTGCACATGGGACCAAAACGTTATATGTTTGACCAAGACACAGACCGTGAAAGAAATCGCATAGGAATCATGTCGCCGTCGGATCGCGCGCAAGCAACCACAGGCTACCCGTCGAGTTAA